A region of Deinococcus aestuarii DNA encodes the following proteins:
- a CDS encoding response regulator, with product MKSLDILLVEDNAADILLTEEAFSEADFPHSLHLARDGVEALAFLRREGDHAAAPRPDVILLDLNMPRMGGLEVLDVLKVDADLRNIPVIVLTTSRAEQDIWRSYNLHANAYIPKPVTLEEFVEVIRSFGAFWFATAALPPDHQP from the coding sequence ATGAAGTCCCTCGACATCCTCCTCGTCGAGGACAACGCCGCCGACATCCTGCTGACCGAGGAAGCCTTCAGCGAGGCCGACTTTCCGCACTCGCTGCACCTCGCCCGCGACGGGGTCGAGGCCCTGGCCTTCCTGCGCCGCGAGGGCGACCACGCCGCCGCTCCCCGTCCAGACGTGATTTTGCTCGACCTGAACATGCCCCGCATGGGCGGCCTGGAAGTGCTCGACGTCCTCAAGGTCGATGCCGACCTGCGGAACATCCCGGTGATCGTGCTGACCACCTCGCGTGCCGAGCAGGACATCTGGCGCAGCTACAACCTGCACGCCAACGCCTATATCCCCAAGCCCGTCACCCTGGAGGAATTCGTCGAGGTCATCCGCTCCTTCGGTGCCTTCTGGTTCGCCACGGCGGCCCTCCCCC